In Solanum pennellii chromosome 3, SPENNV200, a single window of DNA contains:
- the LOC107012861 gene encoding putative receptor-like protein kinase At4g00960, producing the protein MHPSLMFLFSMGFLSSLCSCFEKRQKRRGRDEADENGEESFNLFYELRALQIATNFFSDLNQLGHGGFGPVYKGLMPNGQEVAVKKLSVDSRQGIREFTNEVKLLLKIQHKNLVVLFGCCIEGPSKMLVYEYLPNKSLDCFLFAKEKSPSLDWTKRFQIITGIARGLLYLHEEAPVRIIHRDIKAGNILLDEQLNPKISDFGLARLFPEDGTHVNTFKISGTYGYMAPEYALHGYLSVKADVFSFGVLLLEIVSGRKNSDGRLGPQKADLLSYAWGLFQERKTLELVDSSLEDYDADEAVMCIQLGLLCCQSTVSDRPDMNSVNLRLSSDSFTLPKPGKPAIQGRVSRWTTDSSSAFTKNTTTNASSTLTGATNATSTTRASGGSSFVEDFSRNSISCSSMNEGR; encoded by the exons ATGCATCCTTCCTTGATGTTTCTGTTTTCTATGGGATTCCTCTCAAGTTTATGCAGTTGTTTCGAGAAGCGGCAGAAACGCCGCGGCAGAGACGAAGCAGATGAAAATGGAGAAGAGTCGTTTAATTTGTTCTATGAGCTCCGCGCTTTGCAAATTGCTACTAACTTCTTCTCTGACCTTAATCAGCTAGGTCACGGAGGATTTGGACCTGTTTACAAG GGACTGATGCCAAATGGTCAGGAAGTTGCTGTAAAGAAGTTATCAGTAGATTCAAGACAGGGAATAAGAGAATTCACTAATGAAGTGAAACTATTATTGAAAATTCAGCATAAAAATCTGGTTGTTTTGTTCGGATGTTGCATAGAAGGACCTTCAAAGATGCTTGTGTATGAGTATCTGCCAAATAAAAGCCTCGACTGCTTCCTCTTCG CTAAGGAGAAGTCTCCGTCTTTGGATTGGACAAAGAGATTCCAAATAATTACTGGTATTGCAAGAGGTCTTCTCTATTTGCATGAAGAAGCCCCAGTAAGAATCATACATAGAGACATTAAGGCCGGTAATATATTGCTGGACGAGCAGTTAAATCCAAAGATCTCAGACTTCGGTCTGGCTAGGCTGTTTCCAGAGGACGGCACTCAtgtaaatacatttaaaatcTCTGGTACATA TGGTTATATGGCTCCGGAGTATGCATTGCATGGTTATTTGTCCGTGAAGGCAGATGTGTTTAGCTTCGGTGTTTTGCTATTGGAGATCGTGAGTGGAAGGAAGAACAGTGATGGGCGGCTTGGTCCTCAAAAGGCAGACCTCTTAAGCTAT GCATGGGGACTGTTTCAAGAAAGGAAGACTTTGGAGCTGGTTGATTCAAGCCTAGAAGACTATGATGCTGATGAAGCAGTAATGTGTATTCAGTTAGGACTACTATGCTGTCAATCTACTGTTTCAGATAGACCGGACATGAACTCTGTTAATCTCAGGCTTTCAAGTGATTCATTTACGTTACCAAAACCTGGGAAACCTGCAATTCAAGGCCGTGTGAGCAGATGGACAACTGACAGTTCTAGTGCCTTTACCAAAAATACTACTACTAATGCTAGTAGTACATTAACTGGCGCGACAAATGCTACTAGTACCACTAGGGCTTCTGGAGGCAGTAGTTTTGTTGAGGATTTTTCTAGAAATTCAATCTCATGTTCTTCTATGAATGAAGGTAGATGA